A segment of the Amycolatopsis thermophila genome:
GGGAGAGCGCCGCGCCGATACCCCGGGCGGCGCCCGTCACCACGATCGTCCGGTCGTCCAGTCGTCCCGTCATGTCGAGGTCCCTTTCGGTCAGTGGAAGACGACGCCGCCGTTGACGTCGAGCGAGGCGCCGGTGATGTAGGAACTGGCGGGCGAACTGAGGTAGACGACGGCGTCGGCGATCGTCTCCGGTGCGCCCGCTGCGCGGAGCGGGATCTTGTCCCACTCCGTCTTCTTCATCTCGTCGAAGGTGACGCCGCGTTCCTCGGCCTCCCGCCGCAGCGCCTGCCGGTGCATGCCGGTGTCGATGTTGCCCGGGCACACCGTGTTGGCCCGCACCAGCGGCGCGAGTTCGTCGGCCAGCGCCTGGGTGAAGACGATCAGAGCCGCCTTGGACGTGCAGTACGACGAGAACAGCGCGCGCCCGGAACGTCCCCAGAACGAGGCGACCGACACGATCGTGCCGCCACCGCCGGCGCGCAGCAGGGGCACGAACGCCCTGCTGACCAGGAACGGCCCGGTGAGGTTCACGCCGAGGACCCGGTTCCATTCGGCGAGGGAGAGATCCTCCACCGCCGCGGCGTCCTGCAGCACACCGGCGACCAGGGCCAGGTGGTCCAGCCGCCCGAACCGCTCGGCGACCGCGCGGGCCATCGCGGCGACCGACGCCTCGTCGGTGACGTCGGCGACGAACGAGTGGAAGGTCCTGCCGGGGAAGGCCCGGGCCGCGGCCCGCGTGGTCTCGTGCACCCCGGGGTGCGCGTCGACGAGCGCCACGTCGGCGCCCGCTTCCGCGTAGCGGTGGACCGTCGCGGTGCCGATCCCGCCCGCGGCGCCGGTGACCAGCGCGACCTGACCGGCGGGAAAAGTCAGCGAACCCATGATCGGTGCTCCTTGGTGGTGAAGGCGACGAGGTGCCGGACCGGCGGCGGGGCGGAACTGTTCGCGACGCTGTTCGCTGTCACTGAACGCCCGGCGGGCAGCATGACACAGCGATGGCCGGTCTTGTCAAGTGCCGCTGTGATTGCGAGTGCTGGGAAGGCTGAGTGGACCGTCCAGACCGGCCCGCTCGGTGTACAGTGGCATTGCACGTATGTATGCTCGGCATGTTCGACGGCAACGACCGGTCACCGGCCGGGGACGGCGAGGGTGGAATCGTGGACGACAAGATCGGCCCGGCGCTGCGGGAGGCCCGCATCGGCAAGGGTCTCAGCCTGCGCAGCGTGGCCACGGCCACCGGCATCTCGGCGAGCCTGCTGTCCCAGGTCGAGACCGGGAAGTCCCAGCCCTCGGTGAGCACCCTGTACTCCCTGGTCAACTTCCTCGGTGTCTCGCTCGACGAGCTGCTGGGCATCGACGTCCCGCGGAACCCGCCGTCCGGCGGGGTCTCCACAGTGGACAGCGAGGTGCGGGGCGGCCGGCCTTCGCCGGTCCAGCGCGCCGCGGACAACCCGGTCCTCGACATGGACAACGGAGTGCGCTGGGAGCGGCTGGCGGGTGGCGACCACGACCTGGTCGACCCCCTGCTGGTGACCTACGCGCCGGGCGCGAGCAGTTCGGTCGAAGGCCGCCTGATGCGGCACAGCGGCGTCGAGTACGCCTATCTGCTGTCCGGGGAACTCACGCTGCAGCTGGAGTTCGACCGGTACGTCGTGCACGCGGGCGACTCGTTCTGCTTCGACTCGACCCGGCCCCACCTCTACCACAACCACACCGGCAAACCGGCCCGCGGGCTCTGGTACGTCGTCGGACGCCACACCCTGGACCACACCCGGGACCAGGTCGCCGCCCTGCTGAACCGGCCCGAACCGGCCGGAAGCGCGCGGCGCCCGGCCAACGTGGTGGAGGCCCTCGAACTCCTCGACCAGGTGAGGCAGGCGAACCAGGGCGACCGCTGAGCTTCGAAGGAGCAGCTTTGACGGACGCACGGACCACCAAGAACGGACTCGACGGGAAGGTCGCCTTCGTGACCGGGGGCGCACAGGGAATCGGGGCGGCCATCTCCGCAGCGCTGGCCGAGGCGGGCGCCACCGTGGTGATCGGCGACCTCGACGAGGAGCGGGCCGGCCGGACCGCCGGCGAGGTCGCGGCGGCCGCGGGCGGCAAGGCCGGCGCGGTCGCGGTCGACGTCACCGACCCCGTCTCGGTCGCGGCCGCCGCACGCGCGACGCTGGACCGCCACGGGCGGGTCGACGTCCTGGTCAACAACGCCGGCATCAGCAACGACCAGCCGACGTTCGAGCACGACGACGCCACCTGGGACCGCACGATCGCGGTCAACCTCAGCGGTGCGTTCTTCGCCGCCCGCGAGTTCGGCCGGCACATGCGCGAGCGCGGTGGCGCGATCGTGAACATCTCCTCGATCGCCGCGCTGGTGGCCGGCAGCCCGGAACGGCACGTCGCCTACGACGTCAGCAAGGCCGGGATCATCGCGCTGACCAGGACGCTCGGCGTGGAGTGGGCCCCGCTGGGCATCCGGGTCAACGCGGTGGCCCCGGGCTACACCGACACCGAGATCCTCCGCGCCGTGGGGTCGGCCAACCCGGAGGTCCTGGACACGTGGCTGTCGCAGGTGCCGCAACGCAGGCTGATCGATCCCGCGGAGATCGCGCGGGTGGTGACCTACCTCGCCTCCGACGGCGCCTCGGCGATCACCGGGCAGCTGATCGTCGCCGACGGCGGGTACTCGGCCTCGGCCTGACGCGACCGGTGGCCGCCGCGCCGTGCGGCGGCCACCGGTGCTCACGCGGGTATGATCCGCAGCTCCCGCAGCAGATCGAAGTGGCGGGAGAACGCGTCGAGGGTGCACACGTAGCCGGTGAACCCGGCCTTGCGGCTCTTGCTCAGGTCGGTCAGGCACTCCACGGGGCGGTTCAGGTCGCCGTCGGTGTGCCACCAGGACGCCAGCCGGCCGAGGTCGCGCTCGCGCAGCCCGTGCCGCGCGGCGAGTTCGGCCCAGACCGGCTCCATGCCCGCCATCTGCTGTTCCAGTGGTCGCGGCGCGGTGTCGTAGCCCGCGGGTTCCACGCCGAGGAGCCCGGCGATGCGCGGCCACATCCACCGCCAGCGGAAGACGTCGCCGTTGGCCACGTTGAACGCCTGGTCCCGGCCGGCATCCGTGGTCGCGGCCCAGATCATCTGGTCGGCGAGCAGGTCCGCGTCGGTCATGTCGGTCAGGCCGTGCCACTGGGCCTCCGATCCCGGGAACCGGAACGGCCGGCCGGTTTCCCGGCACAGCACGGCCTGGACCGCCAGCGTCGTCGCCATGTTCATCGCGTTGCCGATCGCGTGCCCGA
Coding sequences within it:
- a CDS encoding SDR family oxidoreductase — translated: MTASTPSALVVGATGIAGSAVARRLTGLGWPVDGLSRREPAPVPGVRPVLADVTDQASATAAITPLAPTHVFLTAWSRQRTEAENIEVNARIVRNVVAAAADGGRLRHVALMTGLKHYLGPFEAYGRGTLPDTPFHEDEPRLDTPNFYYAQEDELFAAAARHGFTWSVHRAHTVIGHAIGNAMNMATTLAVQAVLCRETGRPFRFPGSEAQWHGLTDMTDADLLADQMIWAATTDAGRDQAFNVANGDVFRWRWMWPRIAGLLGVEPAGYDTAPRPLEQQMAGMEPVWAELAARHGLRERDLGRLASWWHTDGDLNRPVECLTDLSKSRKAGFTGYVCTLDAFSRHFDLLRELRIIPA
- a CDS encoding SDR family NAD(P)-dependent oxidoreductase; translation: MTDARTTKNGLDGKVAFVTGGAQGIGAAISAALAEAGATVVIGDLDEERAGRTAGEVAAAAGGKAGAVAVDVTDPVSVAAAARATLDRHGRVDVLVNNAGISNDQPTFEHDDATWDRTIAVNLSGAFFAAREFGRHMRERGGAIVNISSIAALVAGSPERHVAYDVSKAGIIALTRTLGVEWAPLGIRVNAVAPGYTDTEILRAVGSANPEVLDTWLSQVPQRRLIDPAEIARVVTYLASDGASAITGQLIVADGGYSASA
- a CDS encoding SDR family NAD(P)-dependent oxidoreductase — protein: MGSLTFPAGQVALVTGAAGGIGTATVHRYAEAGADVALVDAHPGVHETTRAAARAFPGRTFHSFVADVTDEASVAAMARAVAERFGRLDHLALVAGVLQDAAAVEDLSLAEWNRVLGVNLTGPFLVSRAFVPLLRAGGGGTIVSVASFWGRSGRALFSSYCTSKAALIVFTQALADELAPLVRANTVCPGNIDTGMHRQALRREAEERGVTFDEMKKTEWDKIPLRAAGAPETIADAVVYLSSPASSYITGASLDVNGGVVFH
- a CDS encoding cupin domain-containing protein, translated to MDDKIGPALREARIGKGLSLRSVATATGISASLLSQVETGKSQPSVSTLYSLVNFLGVSLDELLGIDVPRNPPSGGVSTVDSEVRGGRPSPVQRAADNPVLDMDNGVRWERLAGGDHDLVDPLLVTYAPGASSSVEGRLMRHSGVEYAYLLSGELTLQLEFDRYVVHAGDSFCFDSTRPHLYHNHTGKPARGLWYVVGRHTLDHTRDQVAALLNRPEPAGSARRPANVVEALELLDQVRQANQGDR